From Bacteroidota bacterium, the proteins below share one genomic window:
- a CDS encoding GSCFA domain-containing protein, which yields MNWVLPFDWNPQTDRKIIPSSHLFFMGSCFAENIAHILLKDRFHVGLNPFGILYNPVSMAKSFEYCLHKTQFEENNLFHFNELWHSELHHSSFSDMNKELVVEKINTAISEAHRHIQQCDFIFLTFGTAKVFCSKKTNQIVGNCHKRQTV from the coding sequence ATGAATTGGGTATTACCTTTTGACTGGAATCCCCAGACAGACCGAAAGATTATCCCGAGTAGTCATCTCTTTTTTATGGGTTCATGTTTTGCTGAAAACATTGCACATATCTTGCTTAAAGACCGTTTTCACGTTGGACTGAATCCCTTTGGCATCCTTTATAATCCGGTGAGTATGGCAAAATCTTTTGAGTATTGTTTGCACAAAACTCAATTTGAAGAAAACAACCTTTTTCATTTTAATGAACTCTGGCACAGCGAATTGCACCATAGTTCATTTTCCGATATGAACAAAGAGCTTGTAGTGGAAAAAATCAACACTGCAATTTCAGAAGCACATCGACACATACAACAATGCGACTTCATCTTCCTGACTTTTGGTACAGCCAAGGTTTTTTGCTCTAAGAAAACAAATCAAATCGTGGGTAATTGCCATAAACGTCAAACTGTCTAA
- a CDS encoding SPOR domain-containing protein, translating to MLTPEQNIHSLLFDNDCVIIPDFGGFIKRTHPTVLDHLAHTIKPKGAMLFFNMALQQNDGLLANHIAAEKGITYQEALELLAQWVKNTEQQISFTGKFKFGHLGTFFVNAEGKKWFAPSPTLNFSKTTFGLETIVAKTIIQDSELKDKKEELIRAKYEKEVVQPTLLTAQKIKKKRLPLKIAASLILLVGVSAVLYFTVFENNNLGMFQQAQIIPALDSTPQVQEPEDVPSIQDITPEQDSGYSFQNNIVNSDSQTTESYTNTTTNIISNEITSESGVQNSVQSTTKDVDEILDEEGIYTILAGAFLHEDNAQRRMELLTQNGFDVHPVKPSNSRLTKIQCGKFSSIEDAEIQLKEVQKIIPQAHITSFK from the coding sequence ATGCTAACACCGGAACAAAATATACACAGCTTATTATTTGACAACGATTGTGTCATTATACCTGATTTTGGCGGTTTTATTAAAAGAACACATCCCACCGTTTTAGACCACCTTGCACATACTATCAAACCTAAAGGTGCTATGTTGTTTTTTAATATGGCATTGCAACAGAATGACGGCTTATTGGCAAATCATATTGCCGCTGAAAAAGGAATAACGTATCAAGAGGCACTTGAATTACTCGCCCAATGGGTAAAAAATACTGAACAGCAGATTTCATTTACGGGTAAATTTAAATTTGGACATCTCGGAACTTTCTTTGTGAATGCTGAAGGCAAAAAATGGTTTGCACCATCCCCAACTTTGAATTTTTCCAAAACGACTTTCGGATTGGAAACAATTGTAGCCAAAACTATTATTCAAGATTCAGAACTTAAGGATAAGAAAGAAGAATTAATTAGAGCAAAGTACGAAAAAGAGGTAGTGCAACCGACTTTGTTAACTGCTCAAAAAATAAAAAAGAAGAGATTGCCTCTAAAGATTGCAGCTTCATTAATTCTATTGGTAGGTGTGAGTGCAGTTTTATATTTTACTGTATTTGAAAATAATAACTTAGGTATGTTTCAACAAGCTCAAATTATACCTGCTTTAGATTCTACTCCCCAAGTTCAAGAACCAGAAGATGTCCCTTCAATTCAAGATATTACACCCGAACAAGATTCGGGCTACTCTTTTCAAAATAATATTGTGAATAGCGATAGTCAAACGACTGAATCCTATACCAATACAACAACCAATATAATCTCAAACGAAATTACTTCGGAGTCCGGTGTACAAAATTCAGTACAATCAACAACGAAAGATGTAGATGAAATTCTTGACGAAGAAGGTATTTACACTATTTTGGCAGGTGCATTTCTGCATGAAGATAATGCTCAGAGGAGAATGGAATTATTAACTCAAAATGGATTTGATGTACACCCGGTTAAGCCTTCAAACAGTAGGCTTACAAAAATCCAATGCGGAAAATTCTCTTCAATAGAAGATGCAGAAATTCAACTCAAAGAAGTCCAAAAAATAATACCTCAAGCACACATCACATCTTTTAAATAA
- a CDS encoding IS1182 family transposase: MKFIQGKDRNQITFFCLEEQIEHNNEIRFIELFVNSINLADAGFKLDFIENGRPAYHPADLLKLFLYGYLNRIRSSRQLEKECKRNIELMWLMRGLVPDHNTIANFRKDNPQAIKNVFRSTVKLAQHFQLIGGKLIAGDGTKLRAQNSKKNNFNEKKIERHIAYIDNKLDEYNSILASEDKDLSEEKKQEINSKINKHQLHKKQYQDFQKQLEATGEVQISTSDPESRQMIVRNNITEVAYNIQSTVDAKLNIPINYEVTNENDSKAMGSMLQQAVEVLGNNEFTAVFDKGYHTGSEFKKADGLGVDVVVAIPDISSSSMAPDPSYNVANFVFNEEENVYICPQGNALSTNGKWYKKDRNYEGRKKQPPILVQHYKTTACKTCPLINSCTKNTRGRGRVIERTEFAPYIEKNKLRMEQAGELYRKRQAIVEHPFGIIKRQWDFYYVMTKQGISRASADVGLIFTAFNLRRIFNLLDPNLLKKFLKELGFIFSIQRSQFKAFYDTFFFKKWGSSSKINLILSS, translated from the coding sequence ATGAAATTCATACAAGGCAAGGACAGAAATCAAATCACTTTCTTTTGTTTGGAAGAGCAAATTGAGCATAATAATGAAATCAGGTTTATTGAGCTGTTTGTGAACAGCATCAATTTAGCTGATGCGGGTTTTAAATTGGACTTTATTGAAAATGGGCGTCCCGCCTATCACCCTGCTGATTTGTTGAAGCTGTTTTTGTATGGTTATTTGAACCGCATACGCTCCTCGCGTCAGTTGGAAAAAGAATGTAAACGAAACATAGAATTGATGTGGCTCATGCGTGGTCTTGTTCCTGATCACAATACCATTGCCAACTTTAGAAAAGACAATCCTCAAGCCATTAAAAATGTGTTTCGTTCAACCGTCAAACTCGCACAACATTTTCAGTTGATTGGCGGTAAGTTGATTGCCGGTGACGGAACCAAACTCCGTGCACAAAACTCCAAGAAAAACAACTTTAACGAAAAAAAAATAGAGCGGCACATTGCCTATATCGATAACAAACTTGATGAGTACAACTCTATATTAGCAAGCGAAGACAAGGATTTAAGTGAGGAGAAAAAGCAAGAAATCAACAGCAAAATCAATAAGCATCAGCTGCATAAAAAACAATACCAAGATTTTCAAAAGCAATTAGAGGCAACAGGTGAAGTTCAAATTTCTACTTCTGACCCTGAATCCAGACAAATGATTGTTCGCAACAACATTACCGAGGTGGCTTATAACATCCAAAGTACCGTGGATGCCAAACTCAACATTCCAATTAATTACGAAGTTACCAATGAGAATGATTCCAAAGCCATGGGAAGCATGCTCCAGCAAGCCGTTGAAGTATTAGGAAATAATGAATTTACTGCCGTTTTTGACAAAGGCTACCACACCGGAAGTGAGTTCAAAAAAGCAGATGGACTGGGCGTAGATGTGGTGGTGGCTATTCCCGATATTTCTTCCTCTTCTATGGCTCCTGACCCTTCATACAACGTAGCCAACTTTGTTTTCAATGAAGAAGAAAACGTTTACATCTGTCCGCAGGGAAACGCACTTTCTACCAATGGTAAATGGTACAAAAAAGACCGCAATTATGAAGGAAGAAAAAAGCAGCCACCGATTTTGGTTCAGCATTACAAAACAACAGCCTGCAAAACCTGTCCACTCATCAACTCCTGCACCAAAAACACAAGAGGTAGAGGTAGGGTCATCGAGAGAACAGAATTTGCACCATACATAGAAAAAAACAAACTTCGCATGGAACAAGCCGGTGAACTCTACAGAAAACGACAAGCCATTGTGGAACACCCTTTCGGGATTATCAAACGCCAGTGGGATTTTTACTATGTCATGACCAAACAAGGAATATCAAGAGCCTCTGCCGATGTAGGCTTGATTTTCACCGCCTTTAACCTACGTAGAATCTTTAATCTTCTTGACCCAAATCTGCTTAAAAAGTTCCTCAAAGAACTTGGCTTTATTTTTTCCATTCAGAGGAGTCAATTTAAGGCGTTTTACGACACTTTCTTTTTCAAAAAGTGGGGATCATCTTCTAAAATAAATCTCATTTTAAGTTCCTGA
- the rnhA gene encoding ribonuclease HI: protein MDKTHKTKLSIYTDGSARGNPGPGGYGAILIYGDAKLEISDGFRNTTNNRMELMAVIEAIKKIKRINMEIDIYTDSKYVCDSINKGWLQSWVKKNFKDKKNVDLWKEFLEVSKMQNIHFHWVKGHNGHPLNERCDELATQAADNKPKKTDIGYESENP from the coding sequence ATGGATAAGACTCATAAAACTAAACTTTCAATCTATACAGACGGTTCAGCGCGCGGCAACCCGGGTCCGGGCGGTTATGGAGCCATTTTGATTTATGGAGATGCAAAACTTGAAATTTCAGATGGGTTCAGAAATACAACGAATAACCGTATGGAACTTATGGCTGTAATAGAAGCAATCAAAAAAATAAAACGAATCAACATGGAGATTGATATATATACAGACAGTAAATATGTCTGCGATTCTATTAATAAAGGTTGGTTGCAGTCATGGGTAAAAAAGAATTTCAAAGACAAAAAAAATGTGGATTTATGGAAAGAGTTTTTAGAGGTTTCCAAAATGCAGAATATCCATTTCCATTGGGTGAAAGGACACAACGGACACCCGCTTAATGAAAGATGTGACGAGTTGGCTACACAAGCTGCGGACAATAAGCCGAAGAAAACAGATATAGGATACGAAAGCGAAAATCCATAG
- a CDS encoding biopolymer transporter ExbD gives MSLKRKSKISTEFSMSSMTDIVFLLLIFFILTSTVVREPVLRVLLPKANPDKKLTTQSVKVAVTEDGRYSVDDKILSFENLPSAIQSALSNNPDAVVAVYGDKRVQYEKVMELVKVADNLGAKVVLALDKDTKK, from the coding sequence ATGTCCTTAAAAAGAAAGTCTAAAATCAGCACTGAATTCAGCATGTCTTCCATGACTGATATAGTTTTTTTATTGCTGATATTTTTTATTCTTACTTCAACAGTTGTACGCGAACCGGTACTTAGAGTCCTGTTGCCCAAAGCCAATCCTGATAAGAAACTTACTACCCAAAGTGTAAAAGTTGCTGTTACAGAAGACGGACGCTATTCTGTTGATGATAAAATTTTATCATTTGAGAATTTACCTTCTGCTATACAATCGGCATTAAGCAATAACCCCGATGCAGTAGTTGCTGTTTATGGCGATAAAAGAGTACAATACGAAAAAGTAATGGAATTGGTCAAAGTAGCCGACAATTTAGGCGCTAAAGTAGTACTGGCATTGGATAAAGACACTAAAAAGTAA
- a CDS encoding Mur ligase family protein, whose translation MNNLEWEYQCTVEYLFSKLPFFSRDGQKALKYSLEKISLLMAEIGNPHEKFKSIHIAGTNGKGSVSHSLAAVLQANDYKTALYTSPHLTDFRERMRVNGQMIPKSFVVEFIQKHKELIEELHPSFFELSQAIAFSWFASQNIDVAVIETGLGGRLDSTNIIKPQLSVITNISFDHTDILGDTLEKIAIEKAGIIKPHTPVVIGRYQPDIHFVFENKAKSLESHLYKSGDFNMTENVDFQLKGIYQQENIRTIWAALQVLVNNCGYLFSIVKIKEALSHVKELTGLRGRWDILREDSPKIIADTGHNEDGIKQVVNQLNEEQFNKLHFVIGMMVDKKREKIWDLLPKDALYYFCRPNVPRGMDANELMQEGMSKGLQGACFASCHAALQSAINNANDYDLIFIGGSTFVVADLIESPLIIKTYG comes from the coding sequence ATGAATAACTTAGAATGGGAGTATCAATGTACAGTTGAATATTTATTTTCTAAACTTCCTTTTTTCTCCCGAGATGGTCAAAAAGCTTTGAAGTATTCTTTGGAAAAAATTTCCTTGCTCATGGCGGAAATAGGAAATCCACATGAAAAGTTTAAATCAATTCATATTGCAGGAACAAATGGGAAGGGGTCTGTAAGTCATTCATTAGCGGCAGTTTTACAAGCAAATGACTATAAAACAGCACTCTATACATCACCCCATTTAACTGATTTTAGAGAAAGAATGAGAGTCAATGGACAAATGATTCCCAAATCATTTGTTGTCGAATTTATACAAAAGCATAAAGAACTGATTGAAGAGCTACATCCTTCCTTTTTTGAATTATCACAAGCGATTGCTTTTTCTTGGTTTGCAAGTCAAAATATAGATGTTGCAGTCATTGAAACCGGACTTGGTGGAAGACTTGACTCTACTAATATTATCAAACCACAATTATCAGTAATTACAAATATATCCTTTGATCACACGGATATACTTGGTGACACACTTGAAAAAATTGCCATTGAAAAAGCCGGAATCATTAAACCACACACTCCTGTTGTGATTGGAAGATATCAGCCGGATATTCATTTCGTTTTTGAGAATAAAGCAAAATCTCTTGAGAGTCATTTGTATAAATCAGGAGATTTCAATATGACTGAAAATGTTGACTTTCAACTTAAGGGCATTTACCAGCAAGAAAACATTCGCACAATTTGGGCAGCATTGCAAGTGCTTGTAAATAATTGTGGTTACTTATTTTCAATAGTTAAAATAAAAGAAGCACTTTCTCATGTAAAAGAATTGACAGGCTTGCGTGGCAGATGGGATATCTTGCGAGAAGACTCTCCTAAAATTATAGCCGACACAGGGCACAATGAAGATGGGATAAAACAAGTTGTGAATCAATTAAACGAAGAGCAATTTAACAAGCTCCACTTTGTCATAGGGATGATGGTGGATAAAAAGCGTGAAAAGATATGGGATTTGCTTCCAAAAGATGCGCTCTATTATTTTTGTCGCCCCAATGTGCCCAGAGGTATGGATGCCAATGAACTGATGCAGGAGGGGATGAGCAAAGGCTTGCAAGGTGCTTGTTTTGCAAGTTGTCATGCAGCTTTGCAAAGTGCAATTAATAATGCAAATGATTATGATTTGATATTTATTGGAGGTAGTACTTTTGTTGTAGCAGATTTAATAGAATCGCCCTTGATTATAAAGACCTATGGATAA
- a CDS encoding GSCFA domain-containing protein yields the protein MDVGEIAEAWANLFSLCPDKVFYVSISPVRYVREGLVESNHSKAVLRVALMQLAERFPNVHYFPAYELITDVLRDYRFYANDLVHPNQQAIDFVYDFFMDKLFDPLAKDYVKEWRKVDAMLNHKALNPTSAQWNEFEKKRNLSLTAFKQKWNL from the coding sequence TTGGATGTAGGAGAGATTGCGGAGGCTTGGGCAAACCTGTTTTCTCTTTGTCCTGACAAAGTGTTTTATGTAAGTATCAGTCCTGTGCGCTATGTGCGGGAAGGACTGGTAGAATCCAACCACAGCAAAGCTGTTTTGCGTGTAGCTCTCATGCAGCTTGCGGAGCGGTTTCCCAATGTGCATTACTTTCCTGCATACGAACTTATTACAGATGTGTTAAGGGATTATCGTTTTTATGCAAATGATTTGGTACACCCCAATCAGCAGGCGATAGATTTTGTGTATGATTTTTTCATGGACAAGCTGTTTGACCCGCTTGCAAAGGACTATGTAAAGGAATGGCGAAAAGTTGACGCTATGCTGAACCACAAAGCTTTGAATCCGACATCTGCACAATGGAATGAATTTGAAAAGAAGCGTAATCTTTCTTTGACAGCATTCAAACAAAAGTGGAATTTATAG
- a CDS encoding MotA/TolQ/ExbB proton channel family protein — MNQIFLFTLLQIQQAESAVQSVANTPPQNEELKLWDLMLTGGPIMIPIGIMLIFAVYLMTERYLNIKRAGKLDPNFMATIKDMVLNDNIAGAQKLCEKTDSPVARMVEKGISRIGRPLKDIGTAVENTGKLEIYKLEKRMPFLATIAGAAPMLGFLGTVTGMILTFHSLALAGDSVTPGDLSSGLYQAMVTTVAGLIVGIMAYLGYNMLTGMIEKVIYKMEVTSVEFLDLLQQPSE; from the coding sequence ATGAATCAAATATTCTTATTCACATTGCTGCAAATCCAGCAAGCTGAGAGCGCAGTACAATCAGTCGCAAACACACCCCCCCAAAACGAAGAATTAAAGCTTTGGGACTTAATGCTAACCGGAGGTCCGATTATGATACCTATCGGTATTATGTTAATTTTTGCTGTCTATTTAATGACAGAACGATATCTAAACATTAAAAGAGCCGGTAAATTAGACCCCAATTTTATGGCTACAATCAAAGACATGGTGCTGAATGATAATATTGCGGGTGCACAGAAACTATGTGAAAAAACTGATTCTCCCGTTGCACGCATGGTTGAAAAAGGTATTTCTCGTATAGGCAGACCACTAAAGGATATTGGAACTGCTGTTGAAAATACCGGCAAACTTGAAATCTATAAGTTAGAGAAAAGGATGCCATTTCTTGCGACCATTGCCGGAGCTGCTCCAATGCTTGGATTCTTGGGTACGGTTACCGGAATGATTTTAACTTTTCATTCTTTGGCACTTGCCGGTGATTCAGTTACACCGGGTGATCTAAGTTCCGGCTTATATCAAGCAATGGTTACCACGGTGGCCGGGCTGATTGTGGGTATTATGGCTTATCTGGGATATAATATGCTCACAGGGATGATTGAAAAAGTTATCTATAAAATGGAAGTTACCTCTGTGGAGTTTTTGGATTTGCTACAACAACCTTCTGAATAA